TTTCTCCAACATACGTACACTTTCAAATCACTTATACTTGCAATGTCAGTACAGATTCACCTAAAGGTGGAACGACATACTTACAAAAAACCTAACAATACATAGTTACTTGTCCATAACATTACACGAACGAAGTTTTGATACACTATCACTATTACatagattaataatattagtacaTCATCCTAACACAACAACCGGCTACATTCAAAAACCTATTTCATACTATACTAACTAGATTAGCAGTAACCGGATGCATTACAAAATCAACATCAGTACATTGTCGAAGTAGAACATCGGCTGCCATCACCCTAACTTCGGCTGCCAGTACCTCCATTTCTTCAAGACCTACAACCACACAGAATACATTCCTACTCCTTCACGATCACAtcacataacaaaacaaaacataaatgcACAATAACACCATCAAAGCTTTCTTGCAAAACCAGGAACAAGTTTGTGACCCGTCTGTTTTCATTTGCAGTTCCTGATTCTCTTTCAATAGCCTATCATTCTGATCCTGTATGTGTGCAAAAGCAATTGCAGCTTTTTCCTGTGCCGCTTCCAACCTCTTAATTCTATTTGCCATTTCAATAATTTGATTGTCGTAAACTGCAGCCTCATCTTTCAGTACCTTAATCTTGTCCAACAGGATGGTAAACTTCATGTTTAGCTCACAGGGTACCTCGCCATCATACCAGCGGAATGCACCACAGTCTTGAGGTGTCTATTTAGTACATAAAAATATCACAATTCATACTACACGAATTCAAGTactcatttttatcaatttataaacaacaaaagaaataaaaaccaaaattaTACCTCTGTTAAGCTTAAActtctattgacatttaatgTAGCTTAAACTTCTATTCAATATAACCTCTGTTAATCTAGCTTAAAAAAACGAAATTTTaacattgaattttttttaataactgaACAAACCCTACTTCTTAAATTGAACAGGATTACCTTTTtgaatgtaaattaaaaaacttaccCTTGACTTCGAGCATCTCCAGAATCTTCTCCCAGGGTTCGTTTTTGTCCATGATGTGTACAGAAGCAACCTTCCATGGTTGCACCTACCGCATTCCCTTGTTGGAGGAAGATTGAAGAGCTCGTCAGTCACATTTTGCAGGGCCCTAAACGACTCAGTCATTGTCGACATTTTTTGCTTCACTTCAACAAACCGCTGTGATTTTAGGGTTTCTAGCGAGAAAAGATGATTTTGAAATGAGTAACTAGGGTTAGGTTCTTTTAATTACATCAGTTAAAATGTGGTAAAAATTAGTCCTAATCAGCATAAGGGTAGTAAGGTAATTGCAAGAAAACGCTGATGTGtatgccagagtggcaaaaaaCGCGTGCCCAAATAAGTTAGGGTGGAATTGACAATGAAAGGTGcgaatttgggtaaaattggcgattttacaacgtcagggtgcaaatgaaaagggggtaaaaggtggggggtttttcagAGGATTAGCCTTTAATTGATGATTTCTGtttggattgggattccctcaagtttattttgaacttgagggggtcatgttcacgatctacaccgaacaaaatgaacggtgtagattaatttgattgaaattgtgctttaatgaacggtgtagatcgtgaacatgaccccctcaagttcaaaatgaacttgagcgAATCCCAATCctttgtgtttttgttttaattttttttagtaaataggAACTCAAGATATTTTTATGCCAAATGCAAACAATAAACTCCATAGATCTTTTGCTTGGCAATTGGAGATAATTGACGTCAAATGATATATGAGTTAGTTTGAATTactgtttaattttaaaaaattaccattattttatgt
This region of Mercurialis annua linkage group LG1-X, ddMerAnnu1.2, whole genome shotgun sequence genomic DNA includes:
- the LOC126665438 gene encoding uncharacterized protein LOC126665438 — encoded protein: MSTMTESFRALQNVTDELFNLPPTRECGRCNHGRLLLYTSWTKTNPGRRFWRCSKSRTPQDCGAFRWYDGEVPCELNMKFTILLDKIKVLKDEAAVYDNQIIEMANRIKRLEAAQEKAAIAFAHIQDQNDRLLKENQELQMKTDGSQTCSWFCKKALMVLLCIYVLFCYVM